One segment of Oxyura jamaicensis isolate SHBP4307 breed ruddy duck unplaced genomic scaffold, BPBGC_Ojam_1.0 oxyUn_random_OJ71510, whole genome shotgun sequence DNA contains the following:
- the COPZ1 gene encoding coatomer subunit zeta-1, producing the protein MEPTGPREPSLYTVKALLILDSRGQRLLAKYYDGSFPTAQEQAAFESSIFSKTRGVGGEIACLEGLTVVYRSSSDLFFYVVGGPQENELMLSAVLSCLCDALGLLLRKDLEKRWLLENMDGAFLVVDEIVDRGVILESDPQRVLQRLGPRAPEPAPYGFVLLDYLAGSREQGGAGGADRH; encoded by the exons ATGGAGCCCACGGGACCGCGG GAGCCGTCGCTGTACACGGTGAAGGCGCTGCTCATCCTCGACAGCCGCGGGCAGCGGCTCCTGGCCAAG TACTACGACGGCAGCTTCCCCACGGCGCAGGAGCAGGCGGCCTTTGAGAGCAGCATCTTCAGCAAGACCCGCGGGGTGGGCG GTGAGATCGCCTGCCTGGAGGGACTCACCGTGGTCTACAGGAGCAGCAGCGACCTCTTCTTTTACGTGGTGGGGGGCCCCCAGGAGAACGAG CTGATGCTGTCAGCCGTGCTCAGCTGCCTCTGCGACGCCCTCGGCCTCCTGCTGCG GAAGGACTTGGAGAAGCGCTGGCTGCTGGAGAACATGGACGGGGCCTTCCTGGTGGTGGACGAGATCGTGGACAGGGG GGTGATCCTGGAGAGCGACCCGCAGCGCGTGCTGCAGCGCCTGGGCCCGCGG GCCCCCGAGCCCGCGCCCTATGGCTTCGTCCTCCTCGACTACCTGGCGGGCAGCCGCGAGcaggggggcgcggggggcgccGACCGCCACTAG